Proteins co-encoded in one Alcanivorax sp. genomic window:
- a CDS encoding pyridoxal phosphate-dependent aminotransferase, with product MSDISLSDRVQRIKPSPTLAITAKAGELRAQGKDIIGLGAGEPDFDTPEHIKQAAIEAINAGKTKYTPVDGTPGLKKAIIDKYKRDNGLDYEAGQILVSSGGKQSFFNMALALLNDGDEAIIPAPYWVSYPDMVLVAGGVPKILETDVNSRFKITPEQLEAAITPKTRLFVINSPSNPSGMAYTIEELAALGEVLKKHPNIIVATDDMYEHILWTGKPFVNIVNATPELYDRTVVMNGVSKAYSMTGWRIGYAAGPQKLIAAMKKVQSQSTSNPASISQAAAEAALAGDQGCVDEMVKHFKERHDYLTAALDALPGVKCAQGDGTFYAFPDFSEAIANMDGVETDTDLAALLLETAEVALVPGSAFGAPGCMRLSFAVGMDTLKEAVSRIEKALAK from the coding sequence ATGTCCGATATCAGCCTTTCCGACCGCGTACAACGCATCAAGCCGTCTCCCACCCTTGCCATCACCGCCAAAGCCGGCGAGCTGAGAGCGCAGGGCAAAGACATTATTGGGCTGGGCGCAGGTGAGCCGGATTTCGATACCCCGGAACACATCAAGCAAGCCGCCATCGAAGCGATCAATGCCGGCAAGACCAAGTACACCCCGGTGGACGGCACTCCCGGACTGAAAAAAGCCATTATCGACAAGTACAAGCGCGATAACGGCCTGGACTACGAAGCAGGCCAGATTCTGGTCTCCAGCGGTGGCAAGCAGTCCTTCTTCAACATGGCGCTGGCCCTGCTGAACGACGGCGACGAAGCCATCATTCCCGCTCCCTACTGGGTAAGTTACCCGGACATGGTGCTGGTCGCCGGCGGCGTGCCGAAGATCCTCGAAACCGACGTGAACAGCCGCTTCAAGATCACCCCTGAGCAGCTGGAAGCCGCGATCACCCCGAAAACCCGTCTGTTCGTGATCAACAGCCCGTCCAACCCGTCTGGCATGGCCTACACCATCGAAGAGCTGGCCGCCCTGGGTGAAGTGCTCAAGAAGCACCCGAACATCATCGTCGCCACCGACGACATGTACGAGCACATCCTGTGGACCGGCAAGCCGTTCGTGAACATCGTCAACGCCACCCCGGAGCTGTACGACCGCACCGTGGTGATGAATGGTGTCTCCAAGGCCTACTCCATGACTGGCTGGCGTATCGGCTACGCCGCTGGCCCGCAAAAGCTGATTGCGGCCATGAAAAAGGTGCAGTCCCAGTCCACCTCCAACCCGGCCTCCATCAGCCAGGCCGCCGCCGAAGCGGCGCTGGCAGGCGATCAGGGCTGCGTGGACGAGATGGTCAAGCACTTCAAAGAGCGTCACGACTACCTGACCGCGGCTCTGGATGCCCTGCCCGGCGTGAAATGCGCCCAGGGTGACGGCACCTTCTACGCCTTCCCGGACTTCTCCGAGGCCATCGCCAACATGGACGGCGTCGAAACCGACACCGACCTGGCCGCCCTCCTGCTGGAGACCGCAGAAGTGGCCCTGGTACCCGGTTCCGCCTTCGGCGCCCCCGGCTGCATGCGCCTGTCTTTTGCTGTCGGCATGGACACCCTGAAGGAAGCCGTAAGCCGAATTGAGAAAGCGCTGGCTAAATAA
- a CDS encoding exopolysaccharide biosynthesis polyprenyl glycosylphosphotransferase — protein sequence MHQDPITLSPSRHNRWYERLLLNSALGHLMALASIILGAQFISYQAWVQNDNQAITLGLLGMTYLICVYLGKNISKFAGGKAMSHILGTCLVSVALVIAIVLLLRLEYARSSLVVGVGVLLSTQVLAVVINRRFKNLKLAFVPSDNIEILLPRNARNLECRLLQTPDLGDSRFDGIAVDMDAKLTAEWIRFISHCNISGIPVFNARKVTETLDGKVNLSSLQSTDLANLQPQPVYLAAKRAFDIMLTLVIAPLLLPACLLVAILIRLDSPGPAIFVQHRIGKGNTVFRMYKFRSMRPQSDDNHGPQFADQDAHRITRLGAFIRKFRIDELPQFFNVIKGDMSLIGPRPEQPGFVEKFEEEVPYYSYRHIVRPGITGWAQVNHGYAADTETTREKVEHDFYYIKNLSPALDFLVIIRTMKTIATGFGAM from the coding sequence ATGCATCAGGATCCGATCACCCTATCCCCCTCACGCCACAACCGCTGGTATGAACGCTTGCTGTTAAACTCAGCGCTTGGCCACCTGATGGCACTGGCAAGCATAATCCTGGGCGCGCAGTTCATCAGTTATCAGGCCTGGGTACAAAACGATAACCAGGCGATCACGCTCGGCTTGCTGGGCATGACCTATCTGATCTGCGTCTATCTGGGCAAGAACATCTCAAAATTTGCCGGCGGGAAAGCCATGTCCCATATCTTGGGGACATGCCTGGTTTCTGTAGCACTGGTTATTGCCATCGTTCTACTGTTGAGGCTGGAATATGCCCGTAGCTCACTGGTGGTTGGCGTCGGCGTCCTGCTCAGCACCCAGGTGCTGGCAGTGGTAATTAACCGCCGTTTCAAAAATCTGAAACTGGCGTTTGTTCCTTCCGATAATATTGAGATTCTTCTGCCCCGCAACGCCAGAAACCTTGAATGTCGCCTCCTGCAGACCCCCGATCTTGGTGATAGCCGCTTTGACGGAATTGCGGTAGACATGGACGCAAAACTCACAGCGGAATGGATTCGCTTCATCAGTCACTGCAACATTTCAGGCATTCCGGTTTTCAACGCCCGAAAAGTAACCGAAACTCTGGACGGCAAGGTGAACCTTTCCAGCCTGCAGAGCACAGACCTTGCTAACCTCCAACCACAACCCGTGTACCTTGCCGCCAAGCGCGCATTCGACATAATGTTAACGCTGGTTATTGCTCCACTTTTACTACCTGCGTGCCTGCTAGTAGCCATCCTGATTCGGCTCGACTCACCAGGCCCTGCGATTTTCGTTCAGCACCGTATCGGCAAGGGAAACACCGTCTTTCGCATGTACAAATTTCGCTCCATGCGCCCCCAAAGCGATGACAACCACGGCCCACAATTTGCGGACCAGGACGCACACAGGATTACTCGCCTGGGAGCGTTTATACGCAAATTTCGTATCGATGAACTCCCTCAGTTCTTTAACGTAATAAAGGGCGACATGAGCCTTATAGGCCCACGCCCAGAGCAACCGGGTTTCGTGGAAAAGTTTGAGGAAGAGGTCCCCTACTACAGCTACCGACATATCGTACGCCCGGGCATTACTGGCTGGGCACAGGTAAACCATGGCTATGCCGCGGACACAGAAACTACCAGGGAAAAAGTCGAGCATGACTTTTACTATATCAAGAACCTTTCACCTGCTTTGGACTTCCTGGTAATCATTCGCACAATGAAAACCATAGCAACAGGATTTGGTGCGATGTAG
- a CDS encoding glycosyltransferase — translation MQSDFCFSVLMSLYAKENPVSFRNAFKSIYHQQTTKPNQIVLVLDGPLTPELYAEIESFQQQLGSVLTRVELPINKGLAHALNTGLEYCRHEWVFRMDTDDLSLKTRFESQAGFLKQHRDVDVLGALIQEFDPDDESYQVIRNVPEQHDDIVQFAKSRNPINHPVSCFRKAAVIDLGGYPPVYPEDYLLWVKMIQSGKKFHNQQTVLLKMRTGSDFIKRRGRGFLKGEINTYRHMLNSGFISLPEFVKTVVLRSAVRLAPASLKVLAYRHLR, via the coding sequence ATGCAATCTGATTTTTGTTTCTCTGTATTGATGTCGCTCTACGCCAAAGAAAACCCAGTGTCGTTCAGGAACGCATTCAAATCCATTTATCACCAACAAACAACCAAGCCCAATCAGATTGTACTTGTTCTGGACGGCCCACTCACGCCCGAGCTTTATGCAGAGATAGAATCATTTCAGCAGCAACTTGGTTCTGTACTGACACGGGTAGAACTACCTATCAACAAAGGCTTAGCCCACGCACTCAACACTGGGCTTGAATATTGTCGCCATGAATGGGTATTCAGAATGGACACCGATGATCTTTCGCTAAAGACAAGATTTGAAAGTCAGGCTGGATTTCTCAAACAACACAGAGATGTGGATGTCCTGGGCGCACTTATTCAGGAGTTCGACCCCGACGACGAGAGCTACCAGGTAATCAGGAACGTACCGGAGCAACACGATGACATCGTCCAGTTTGCAAAATCACGAAACCCCATCAATCACCCTGTATCCTGCTTCAGAAAAGCTGCCGTTATTGATTTGGGAGGCTACCCTCCGGTTTATCCTGAAGACTACTTACTATGGGTGAAAATGATCCAGTCAGGCAAAAAGTTCCACAACCAACAAACCGTTTTGCTAAAAATGCGAACAGGAAGCGACTTTATAAAACGGCGGGGGAGAGGGTTTCTAAAAGGAGAAATCAACACCTATCGGCATATGCTAAATAGCGGATTCATATCACTCCCGGAATTCGTTAAGACCGTAGTGCTAAGGTCGGCGGTGAGGCTAGCACCGGCGTCATTAAAGGTTCTTGCATATCGTCATTTGCGATAG
- a CDS encoding glycosyltransferase: MKKKVTHFLKKIIKILLYSRYVNLRAVGEVNLTRDEFDRQIDQFRNQSEIHRLPISVIYRVKNGGAYLRLSLESVAYFAKEIVLIDNGSEDRTREIFETVANSFPDVKFQYVQHDVTYARAGENYLADLNAGFPPLSEFYEFAFSHGNQAYLMKMDAHYLFLPAKKEIIERKINKQLPVVKLKIIDVFGRNHGYEPLLFQNKGWYFVDSDEFEVLKFDSPPRFFSSFAGFVWGAAIIHLKRLVKK; this comes from the coding sequence ATGAAGAAGAAGGTCACTCATTTCCTCAAAAAAATAATTAAGATATTGCTTTATTCACGTTATGTGAATTTGCGCGCCGTTGGGGAAGTGAACCTTACTAGAGATGAATTTGACAGGCAGATTGACCAATTCCGAAATCAAAGTGAAATCCACCGTTTGCCTATATCGGTGATTTATCGGGTCAAAAATGGGGGGGCTTATCTGAGGCTTTCACTTGAGTCTGTTGCTTATTTCGCGAAGGAAATTGTCCTCATAGACAATGGCTCTGAAGACCGAACACGTGAAATTTTTGAAACGGTGGCGAATTCTTTTCCAGATGTCAAATTTCAATATGTGCAACATGATGTAACATACGCTAGAGCGGGTGAGAATTACCTTGCTGATTTGAATGCCGGTTTTCCGCCATTGTCGGAGTTCTATGAGTTTGCGTTTTCTCACGGTAATCAGGCTTATTTGATGAAGATGGATGCTCATTACCTTTTTCTTCCTGCCAAGAAAGAGATCATTGAAAGAAAAATCAATAAGCAGTTACCTGTGGTGAAACTCAAGATTATTGACGTTTTTGGCAGGAACCATGGTTATGAGCCTCTGCTATTCCAGAATAAGGGTTGGTACTTTGTAGACAGCGACGAGTTTGAGGTCCTGAAATTCGATTCGCCGCCTCGTTTTTTTTCTTCTTTTGCCGGTTTCGTGTGGGGGGCTGCGATTATTCACTTGAAGAGACTTGTGAAGAAATGA
- the galE gene encoding UDP-glucose 4-epimerase GalE has product MKKVLVTGGAGYIGSHTVLLLLEAGCDVVVLDNLCNSSEESLRRVQKLTGKSLTFINGDIRDVDCLNRLFGNHEIASVIHFAGLKAVGESVAQPLRYYDFNVVGTIRLLEAMERAGVKQLVFSSSATVYGDPASVPIKEDFPLGATNPYGATKLHIEDMLRDLHQADQQWRIALLRYFNPVGAHESGEIGEDPSGIPNNLMPYIAQVAVGKRDKLSVFGGDYPTPDGTGVRDYIHVMDLAEGHIRAVDVLSKANGLITVNLGTGNGYSVLDMVKAFESASGCSVNFEIVQRRPGDVAVCYADPIEARNKLGWKAVRDLNDMCMDHWRWQKNNPNGF; this is encoded by the coding sequence ATGAAAAAAGTGCTTGTCACCGGCGGTGCCGGCTATATCGGTTCTCACACCGTCCTGCTTCTCCTGGAGGCGGGGTGCGACGTTGTTGTACTGGATAACCTCTGTAACAGCAGTGAGGAGAGCTTGCGCCGTGTACAGAAGCTGACCGGTAAAAGCCTGACATTTATCAACGGGGATATTCGTGACGTTGATTGTCTGAATCGGTTGTTTGGGAACCACGAGATTGCCTCTGTGATTCATTTTGCCGGCTTGAAAGCGGTGGGAGAGTCGGTGGCTCAGCCGCTGCGATATTATGACTTCAATGTGGTGGGGACTATCCGTTTGCTTGAGGCCATGGAACGAGCGGGTGTAAAACAGTTGGTTTTCAGCTCCTCTGCTACGGTTTATGGCGACCCGGCCTCTGTACCAATCAAGGAGGATTTCCCTCTTGGCGCAACAAATCCATATGGGGCTACCAAACTCCATATTGAGGATATGCTCCGGGATCTGCACCAGGCGGATCAGCAGTGGCGTATCGCCTTGCTTCGTTACTTCAACCCTGTTGGCGCGCACGAAAGCGGTGAAATCGGAGAAGATCCTTCGGGGATCCCTAATAACCTGATGCCGTACATCGCCCAAGTGGCTGTTGGAAAGCGAGACAAGCTAAGTGTGTTCGGGGGGGACTACCCGACACCGGATGGCACTGGAGTCCGTGATTATATCCACGTGATGGATCTTGCTGAGGGTCATATCAGAGCGGTTGATGTTTTATCGAAGGCGAACGGATTGATTACGGTAAATCTAGGGACCGGAAATGGCTATTCTGTGTTGGATATGGTGAAGGCTTTCGAATCGGCTTCTGGCTGCTCTGTCAATTTCGAGATAGTTCAGCGTCGACCCGGTGATGTGGCTGTGTGTTATGCCGACCCGATTGAGGCCCGCAACAAACTTGGATGGAAAGCGGTTCGTGATTTGAATGATATGTGCATGGATCATTGGCGATGGCAGAAGAATAACCCTAACGGATTCTAA
- a CDS encoding phosphomannomutase/phosphoglucomutase, with the protein MSNPVPASIFRAYDIRGIYGDTLSDETAFLVGRAIGSEVLAQGQSAIAIGRDGRLSGPALVQALSDGVRATGCDVVNVGMVPTPTLYYATYNIEGLNSGVMLTGSHNPGNYNGFKIVINGVTLSGERIVALRERIINGDLAEGEGDYREQEILDSYQQAFLKNHTLPRSLKVVVDCGNGITGLQAPQVLAALGCEVVPLFTEVDGTFPNHHPDPGDMKNLVDLIAAVKSEKADLGLAFDGDGDRVGVVTPSGEVVFPDILLMALAEDMVSRNPGAKVIFDVKCTGTLFDVIRGAGGEPEMWQTGHSLIKARMKETGALLAGEMSGHIFFAEDWYGFDDALVAAARILGIISRSDGDADALFGRFPSLCTTPEINIEVTEENKFAIVEYLQNQADFGEGERRVIDGIRMDYSDGWGLCRASNTSPKLVLRFEADNEAALGRIRTLFEDNVARAMTAVG; encoded by the coding sequence ATGAGTAACCCCGTTCCCGCCTCCATTTTTCGTGCCTATGACATTCGCGGTATTTATGGCGATACGCTTTCTGATGAAACGGCTTTTCTGGTGGGGCGGGCCATTGGCTCCGAGGTGCTGGCACAGGGGCAGAGTGCGATAGCGATCGGGCGCGATGGTCGTTTGTCTGGACCGGCACTGGTGCAGGCGTTGAGTGACGGGGTCAGAGCGACCGGCTGTGACGTGGTGAATGTGGGGATGGTGCCCACGCCGACGCTGTATTACGCCACCTACAACATTGAAGGTCTCAATTCCGGCGTGATGCTCACCGGTAGCCACAACCCGGGCAACTACAACGGCTTCAAGATTGTGATCAACGGCGTGACCCTGTCCGGCGAGCGTATCGTGGCGCTGCGGGAACGCATCATTAATGGCGATCTCGCCGAAGGCGAGGGTGATTACCGGGAGCAGGAGATTCTCGATAGCTACCAGCAGGCCTTTCTCAAGAATCACACTCTTCCCAGATCCTTGAAGGTGGTGGTGGACTGCGGGAACGGCATCACTGGCCTGCAAGCCCCGCAGGTACTGGCGGCACTGGGCTGTGAGGTGGTGCCCCTGTTCACTGAGGTGGATGGGACCTTCCCCAATCATCACCCGGATCCTGGCGATATGAAGAATCTGGTGGACCTGATTGCCGCAGTGAAGTCCGAAAAGGCGGACCTTGGGCTGGCTTTTGATGGCGATGGCGATCGGGTAGGGGTGGTGACGCCCTCCGGCGAGGTGGTATTTCCGGATATTCTGCTGATGGCCTTGGCGGAGGATATGGTGAGCCGCAACCCCGGTGCGAAGGTGATCTTCGACGTGAAATGCACCGGTACCCTGTTTGATGTGATCCGTGGGGCTGGCGGCGAGCCGGAGATGTGGCAGACAGGTCACTCCCTGATCAAGGCGCGCATGAAAGAAACCGGTGCCTTGTTGGCGGGCGAGATGAGCGGGCATATCTTCTTCGCGGAGGACTGGTATGGGTTTGATGATGCCCTTGTGGCGGCAGCCCGTATCCTCGGTATCATCAGTCGCTCTGATGGAGACGCGGATGCCCTGTTCGGGCGTTTCCCGTCGCTGTGCACCACTCCCGAGATCAATATCGAGGTTACCGAAGAAAACAAGTTTGCCATTGTGGAGTATCTGCAGAATCAGGCAGATTTTGGTGAGGGCGAACGCCGAGTGATTGATGGCATTCGTATGGACTACTCCGATGGCTGGGGCCTGTGCCGGGCATCGAATACCTCCCCGAAACTGGTGCTGCGCTTCGAGGCGGATAACGAGGCGGCGCTGGGCCGAATCCGCACCCTGTTTGAGGACAATGTGGCCAGGGCGATGACGGCGGTGGGCTGA
- a CDS encoding transposase, protein MTLPYPPGNARLRKGRVSIPGQIYLVTTTTRDRYRYFDDFEAGCSLCQTLSRLDELELVRNLCFVVMPDHLHWLFSLGGKRELSAVVRLAKNNSARALGKSIWQPGFHDRAIRREGDVLPAARYIVANPLRAGLVESVRDYPFWDAVWL, encoded by the coding sequence ATGACTTTACCTTATCCCCCCGGTAATGCCCGCCTCAGGAAGGGCCGGGTTTCGATTCCTGGTCAGATCTATCTGGTGACCACCACCACCCGTGATCGTTACCGATATTTTGATGATTTCGAGGCGGGTTGTTCCCTTTGTCAGACGTTATCCCGGCTGGATGAGCTGGAGCTGGTTCGTAATCTCTGTTTTGTGGTGATGCCGGATCATCTGCATTGGCTGTTTTCTCTGGGGGGCAAGCGGGAGCTGTCTGCGGTGGTGCGTTTGGCAAAGAATAACAGTGCCCGGGCATTGGGTAAGTCAATCTGGCAGCCGGGCTTTCATGACCGGGCTATTCGCAGAGAAGGAGATGTGTTGCCTGCAGCCCGGTATATCGTGGCCAACCCGCTGAGAGCAGGTTTGGTCGAGAGTGTCCGGGATTACCCTTTCTGGGATGCCGTTTGGTTGTAG
- the pgi gene encoding glucose-6-phosphate isomerase, translated as MVPEQDVLTISTIWSQLAQRAGQEKSRHLADWFAADQTRFERFSLDACGLLADFSKQRMSDESRDLLVKLADERQLRHWLDALFTGAEVNCTEGRAAKHWCLREPDDQAPQVHEQLDAMEGMVERILKGHWRGVLGDAITDVVNVGVGGSDLGPLMAAFALQSSLPPAGQTRPRIHFASSMDGSQVSQVLQELNPRTTLFLVSSKSFTTVDTLHNAKTARQWLARGLGLDYDDASLLRCHFIGISANAERMSAWGITPTNQLQFWEWVGGRYSLWSAIGLPIALTVGMDGFRELLAGAHDMDQHCRLQPWQDNLPVMLALVDVWNINFLDIRARAVLPYDGRLKHLPAYLEQLEMESNGKSVSRAGEPVDYDTCPVIWGEVGPNAQHAFFQLLHQGTQPIACEFLMTARRYTEDMHSEAAAELEAQHALSNANCLAQSRLLALGERALDPKVALPSYKRYHGNQPSTTLVLEALSPRVLGALLAMYEHKVFVQAVIWGINPFDQWGVEMGKVIATDMLAVLADPDSAEGLDASSLALARHVAEKQK; from the coding sequence ATGGTACCGGAACAGGACGTTCTCACTATCAGTACGATCTGGTCTCAACTGGCACAGCGTGCCGGACAGGAAAAATCACGGCATCTGGCGGACTGGTTTGCGGCGGATCAGACGCGCTTTGAGCGCTTCAGCCTGGATGCCTGCGGGCTGCTGGCGGATTTCAGCAAGCAGCGCATGAGTGACGAGAGCCGGGACTTACTGGTGAAGCTGGCGGATGAGCGTCAGCTGCGCCATTGGCTGGATGCCTTGTTTACCGGTGCAGAAGTGAACTGCACGGAAGGACGGGCGGCCAAACACTGGTGTTTGCGTGAGCCTGACGACCAGGCACCGCAGGTCCATGAGCAGCTGGATGCCATGGAAGGGATGGTGGAGCGGATTCTCAAAGGCCACTGGCGGGGCGTGCTGGGTGATGCCATTACCGATGTGGTGAATGTGGGGGTGGGGGGCTCTGACCTGGGGCCCTTGATGGCCGCGTTTGCGCTGCAATCCAGCCTCCCGCCGGCAGGCCAGACCCGCCCGCGGATTCATTTTGCCTCGTCCATGGACGGCAGCCAGGTTTCTCAGGTACTGCAGGAGCTGAATCCTCGCACCACGCTGTTTCTGGTGTCTTCCAAGTCGTTTACCACGGTAGACACCCTGCATAATGCCAAAACCGCCCGCCAGTGGCTGGCACGGGGGTTGGGGCTGGATTATGACGATGCCTCGCTGTTGCGTTGTCATTTCATCGGTATTTCGGCGAATGCCGAGCGCATGTCGGCGTGGGGTATCACGCCGACCAATCAGCTGCAGTTCTGGGAATGGGTGGGCGGCCGTTATTCGCTGTGGTCGGCCATCGGGTTGCCTATTGCGCTGACCGTCGGCATGGACGGATTTCGGGAGCTGCTGGCCGGGGCCCATGACATGGATCAGCACTGCCGTTTGCAACCCTGGCAGGACAATCTGCCGGTGATGTTGGCGCTGGTGGATGTGTGGAATATCAACTTTCTGGATATTCGGGCCCGGGCGGTACTGCCTTACGATGGTCGTCTGAAGCATCTTCCCGCCTATCTTGAGCAATTGGAGATGGAGTCCAATGGCAAGAGTGTGTCGCGGGCGGGCGAGCCGGTGGACTATGACACCTGCCCGGTGATTTGGGGGGAAGTGGGCCCCAATGCCCAGCACGCCTTCTTTCAGCTGTTGCACCAGGGCACCCAGCCTATTGCCTGTGAATTCCTGATGACTGCACGGCGCTATACCGAGGACATGCATTCTGAGGCGGCGGCCGAGCTGGAGGCGCAGCATGCGCTTTCCAATGCCAATTGCCTGGCCCAGTCGCGCCTGCTGGCGCTGGGCGAACGGGCACTGGATCCGAAAGTGGCACTGCCTTCTTACAAGCGATATCACGGCAACCAGCCCAGCACCACATTGGTGCTGGAAGCGCTGAGCCCGCGTGTGCTCGGTGCCCTGTTGGCCATGTATGAGCACAAGGTGTTCGTACAGGCGGTGATCTGGGGGATTAATCCCTTTGATCAGTGGGGCGTGGAGATGGGCAAGGTGATTGCTACGGATATGCTTGCGGTGCTGGCGGACCCGGACAGCGCTGAAGGGCTGGATGCCTCTTCTCTGGCGCTGGCCCGGCACGTGGCTGAAAAGCAGAAATGA
- a CDS encoding nucleotide sugar dehydrogenase, protein MQITVYGDTLCAQVTATALAQTGHQVHWCVVEPLSRERLADGRPLFREQGLDRLFADQLESGRLMPGFWEDVPQEIPDAVFLALQPGEQGVAEALVRRLASSTGCGVIVNQTVGPVGSAELLRNIVKEIDARAVLVALPDLIQEGNAFQTFTRPDSILLGCEEGEGEALVRELLRPFNRRKDVIQVMSLREAEFAKLAISGILATRISYMNDMASLSESLGVDIDVVRVAMGADPRIGEAYLYPGCGFGGPGLSSNVLALVDALNERAAEPGLLERVLQTNERQKEVLFRKFWQFHQGNVAGKKVALWGVAFKPGTHRVDNAPALKVIEALWAQGVKVTAHDPKALADLGQWAQGRGALTLCDDPYEAAEGADALMLITEWKPYWSPDWQRLKRVMREPLILDGRNIYEPAFVREQGLVYRGIGR, encoded by the coding sequence ATGCAAATAACGGTTTATGGCGACACTTTGTGTGCCCAGGTGACGGCGACGGCGTTGGCCCAGACGGGGCATCAGGTGCACTGGTGTGTGGTGGAGCCGCTGTCTCGAGAGCGGTTGGCGGATGGCCGGCCGTTGTTCCGGGAGCAGGGCCTGGATCGTCTCTTTGCGGACCAGCTGGAAAGCGGCCGTTTGATGCCGGGGTTCTGGGAGGATGTACCGCAGGAGATTCCGGATGCGGTGTTTCTGGCCTTGCAGCCTGGTGAGCAGGGCGTAGCAGAGGCGCTGGTACGGCGCCTGGCGTCTTCCACCGGCTGTGGCGTGATTGTGAATCAGACTGTGGGACCGGTGGGTTCCGCCGAGCTGTTGCGCAACATCGTTAAAGAGATCGATGCCCGCGCGGTGCTGGTGGCGTTGCCGGATTTGATCCAGGAAGGGAACGCCTTCCAGACCTTTACCCGCCCGGACAGCATTCTGCTGGGGTGCGAAGAGGGCGAAGGTGAGGCGCTGGTGCGTGAGCTGCTGCGCCCCTTTAATCGTCGCAAGGACGTGATCCAGGTAATGAGCCTGCGTGAGGCTGAATTCGCCAAGTTGGCGATCAGCGGGATTCTGGCAACCCGTATCAGTTACATGAATGACATGGCCAGCCTGTCTGAATCCCTGGGGGTCGATATTGATGTGGTGCGGGTGGCCATGGGCGCGGATCCGCGTATTGGTGAGGCTTACCTGTACCCCGGCTGTGGTTTTGGTGGCCCGGGCCTGAGCAGCAACGTGCTGGCGCTGGTGGATGCCTTGAATGAACGCGCCGCCGAGCCTGGCTTGCTGGAACGTGTGTTGCAGACCAACGAGCGCCAGAAGGAAGTGCTGTTCCGCAAGTTCTGGCAGTTTCATCAGGGTAATGTGGCGGGCAAGAAGGTGGCACTCTGGGGCGTTGCTTTCAAGCCGGGGACGCACCGGGTAGACAATGCCCCGGCCCTGAAAGTGATTGAGGCCTTGTGGGCTCAGGGGGTTAAGGTGACGGCCCATGATCCCAAGGCGCTGGCGGATCTTGGCCAGTGGGCGCAGGGGCGGGGTGCATTGACCCTGTGTGACGACCCCTATGAAGCCGCAGAAGGCGCGGATGCGCTGATGCTGATCACGGAGTGGAAGCCCTACTGGAGCCCGGACTGGCAGCGACTGAAGCGGGTGATGCGCGAGCCGCTGATCCTGGATGGCCGCAATATTTATGAGCCTGCCTTTGTCAGGGAACAGGGGCTGGTGTATAGAGGAATAGGGCGCTAA
- the galU gene encoding UTP--glucose-1-phosphate uridylyltransferase GalU, with translation MVKKAVLPVAGFGSRMLPASKSIPKEMLPIVDRPAIEYVVKEAVRAGIKDIILVSHSAKTAIEDYFDTQFELEHQLEAKGKDALLAEVRDILPADVSVISVRQHRALGLGHAVACAAPVVGDEPFAVLLPDVLVDCAGQDEDLGVMVEKYHARGAAQIMVEEVPEARVDQYGIVALKGDVPPPGESAPMTAVVEKPAVEDAPSRLSVVGRYVLPGEIMGILAETPPGAGNEIQLTDAIATLMERAPVEAYAMRGQTFDCGNKAGYLQAILHFAARHPDLGEQAKAMMAAEIGKAVES, from the coding sequence ATGGTTAAAAAAGCGGTTTTACCGGTGGCGGGCTTCGGTTCGCGTATGTTGCCGGCGTCCAAGTCCATTCCCAAGGAAATGCTGCCCATTGTGGACCGGCCCGCCATTGAATATGTCGTGAAGGAAGCGGTGAGGGCAGGGATCAAGGACATTATTCTGGTTTCCCATTCTGCCAAGACGGCCATTGAAGACTACTTTGATACCCAGTTCGAGCTGGAGCACCAGCTGGAAGCCAAGGGCAAGGATGCGCTGCTCGCCGAGGTGCGCGATATTCTGCCCGCGGATGTGAGTGTGATTTCTGTACGTCAGCATCGGGCGCTGGGCCTGGGGCATGCGGTGGCCTGTGCCGCCCCCGTGGTCGGCGATGAGCCTTTTGCGGTGCTGTTGCCGGATGTGTTGGTTGACTGTGCTGGTCAGGACGAGGATCTCGGTGTCATGGTGGAGAAATACCATGCCCGTGGTGCAGCCCAGATCATGGTGGAGGAAGTGCCGGAAGCGCGTGTGGACCAATACGGTATTGTGGCCCTGAAGGGTGACGTGCCGCCCCCTGGTGAGAGTGCGCCCATGACCGCGGTGGTCGAGAAGCCCGCGGTTGAAGATGCACCATCACGCCTTTCTGTGGTGGGGCGTTATGTGCTGCCCGGAGAGATCATGGGCATTCTGGCTGAGACCCCGCCCGGGGCGGGGAACGAAATCCAGCTCACTGATGCCATTGCCACCCTGATGGAGCGCGCACCAGTGGAAGCCTATGCCATGCGTGGGCAGACTTTCGATTGTGGCAACAAGGCCGGTTATCTGCAGGCGATTCTTCACTTCGCCGCGCGACACCCCGATTTGGGCGAGCAGGCGAAAGCGATGATGGCGGCGGAAATCGGAAAAGCAGTTGAAAGTTGA